A region from the Beduinella massiliensis genome encodes:
- the yiaK gene encoding 3-dehydro-L-gulonate 2-dehydrogenase, with the protein MLYIPFDEILTTLRLALEKAGFDGARAARLADVFARNSLEGVYSHGVNRFPRFLKNVREGTVDRDAVPECVASLGGMEVWDGHFGAGPLIAEDAMARAIELSRTHGIACVSVRRSNHWMRPGRYGWQAARAGVAGILFTNTTANMPAWGAVDAHLGNNPIVLAIPREKGPVVVDMAMSQFAYGKLEVAALSGEELPIDGGFDEAGNLTRDPQAILRTRRILPTGYWKGSAMSIALDLMAGALSMGRTVSAISRDPSDERGLSQVFIAVNFRELLAKDEVDALLDAAIADIQSSTPVPGGAPVRYPGQNMQSTIERNSAHGVPVHEETWRKIEDELRA; encoded by the coding sequence ATGCTGTACATCCCTTTTGACGAGATCCTGACGACGCTGCGGCTTGCGCTGGAAAAGGCGGGCTTTGACGGCGCGCGCGCGGCGCGCCTGGCGGACGTGTTCGCGCGCAATTCGCTGGAGGGCGTCTATTCGCACGGCGTCAACCGCTTCCCGCGCTTTTTGAAAAACGTGCGGGAGGGCACCGTGGACAGGGACGCCGTGCCGGAGTGCGTGGCGAGCCTGGGGGGCATGGAGGTATGGGACGGCCACTTCGGCGCGGGGCCGCTCATCGCGGAGGACGCGATGGCGCGGGCCATCGAGCTGAGCCGTACGCACGGCATCGCCTGCGTGTCGGTGCGCCGCAGCAACCACTGGATGCGGCCCGGCCGCTACGGCTGGCAGGCCGCGCGCGCGGGCGTCGCGGGCATCCTCTTCACCAATACGACGGCGAATATGCCCGCCTGGGGCGCCGTGGACGCGCACCTGGGCAACAACCCCATCGTGCTCGCCATCCCGCGGGAGAAGGGCCCGGTCGTGGTGGACATGGCGATGAGCCAGTTCGCCTACGGCAAGCTGGAGGTCGCGGCCCTTTCCGGCGAGGAGCTGCCCATCGACGGCGGCTTTGACGAGGCGGGCAACCTGACCCGCGACCCGCAGGCGATCCTGCGCACGCGCCGCATCCTGCCGACCGGCTATTGGAAGGGCTCCGCGATGTCCATCGCGCTCGACCTGATGGCGGGCGCGCTGTCGATGGGCCGCACGGTGAGCGCGATCAGCAGGGACCCTTCCGACGAGCGCGGGCTGTCGCAGGTCTTCATCGCCGTAAATTTCCGGGAGCTGCTGGCGAAGGACGAGGTGGACGCGCTGCTGGACGCGGCCATTGCGGACATCCAGTCCTCCACGCCGGTGCCGGGCGGCGCGCCGGTGCGCTATCCGGGCCAGAACATGCAAAGCACGATCGAGCGCAACAGCGCCCATGGCGTGCCGGTCCACGAAGAAACCTGGCGCAAGATCGAAGACGAGCTGCGCGCGTAA
- a CDS encoding HAD-IA family hydrolase, with amino-acid sequence MRFIDESFQTMPWDEIDSVVFDIGNVLMYFSPHHVLDVLFGEDEPLKAELLRRVFESSHWLDLDRGTATYEQAVERMSQGRADLRPKIELIFARWMELKTPIPEGVAALRRCREKGKRTYVLSNYHQPGFEWLLQNHDFFSLFDGYVVSCYLHLLKPEPEIYRELIERCSLDPARSLFLDDTRVNVEAAMEAGIQGFWVEKPEKMTEFFA; translated from the coding sequence ATGCGGTTTATAGACGAAAGCTTTCAGACCATGCCGTGGGACGAGATCGACAGCGTGGTGTTCGACATCGGCAACGTGCTGATGTACTTCAGCCCCCATCACGTGCTGGACGTGCTCTTTGGGGAGGACGAGCCGCTCAAGGCGGAGCTGCTGCGCAGGGTGTTCGAGTCTTCGCACTGGCTGGACCTGGACCGGGGCACCGCGACCTACGAACAGGCGGTGGAGCGCATGTCGCAGGGCCGGGCGGATTTGCGCCCGAAGATCGAGCTGATCTTTGCGCGATGGATGGAGCTCAAGACCCCGATCCCCGAGGGCGTGGCGGCGCTGCGCCGCTGCAGGGAAAAGGGCAAGCGCACCTACGTCCTTTCCAACTACCATCAGCCGGGTTTTGAATGGCTGCTGCAGAACCACGACTTCTTTTCGCTCTTCGACGGCTACGTGGTATCGTGCTACCTGCACCTGCTCAAGCCGGAGCCGGAAATCTACCGCGAGCTGATCGAACGGTGCAGCCTCGACCCGGCGCGCTCGCTGTTCCTGGACGACACGCGCGTGAACGTGGAGGCGGCGATGGAGGCGGGCATTCAGGGCTTCTGGGTGGAGAAGCCGGAAAAGATGACGGAATTTTTTGCCTGA
- a CDS encoding peptidoglycan-binding protein codes for MEPVRTLAAYLLTAAMAVTGLPAASAEPNLGEGDAIPTAAAMTATPEAAPQTAATPVPGTTLVPETTFVPGATRASETTPVPEATLLPGGMTRSLRRGDEGEDVQRLQERLRELGYLEDKADGKFGINTLRAVKKFQRKHDLKDDGIAGKDTLTWVFSQAAIVVPTSTPSPTPKPTATPKPTATPKPTATPTPSPTPEPTPSPTPMPTAVPELKLLTLDMDAKVSLSGGAIEVTPARDADGNWYLPAEELARQAGWQVEKTPEGMSFTVPGDPPRETAISYSLDGGSPVMVLVEGKLYVPSQEAEPIVDGGTLFVPALFLQEAFGLTVETQDGN; via the coding sequence ATGGAACCTGTACGCACATTGGCTGCTTATCTGCTGACGGCGGCGATGGCGGTGACCGGCCTGCCGGCAGCCTCTGCCGAGCCCAACCTTGGGGAAGGGGACGCGATCCCGACGGCGGCCGCCATGACCGCAACGCCGGAGGCGGCGCCACAGACGGCGGCGACGCCCGTCCCGGGGACGACGCTCGTCCCGGAGACGACGTTCGTCCCGGGGGCGACGCGCGCCTCGGAGACGACGCCCGTTCCGGAGGCGACGCTGCTGCCCGGCGGCATGACGCGCTCGCTTCGGCGCGGCGACGAGGGCGAGGACGTGCAGCGCCTGCAGGAGCGGCTCAGAGAGCTGGGCTATCTGGAGGACAAGGCGGACGGCAAGTTCGGCATCAACACGCTGCGCGCGGTAAAGAAGTTTCAGCGCAAGCACGACCTCAAGGACGACGGCATCGCGGGCAAGGACACGCTGACCTGGGTGTTCTCGCAGGCGGCGATTGTCGTGCCGACCTCGACGCCGAGCCCGACGCCGAAGCCTACGGCGACGCCCAAACCCACGGCGACGCCGAAGCCTACGGCGACGCCGACACCGAGCCCGACGCCGGAGCCGACGCCGAGCCCCACGCCGATGCCTACGGCGGTTCCGGAGTTAAAGCTCTTGACGCTGGATATGGACGCGAAGGTGTCGCTCAGCGGCGGCGCGATCGAGGTGACGCCCGCGCGCGACGCGGACGGCAACTGGTACCTACCGGCGGAGGAGCTCGCCCGTCAGGCCGGGTGGCAGGTTGAGAAGACGCCGGAGGGCATGTCCTTCACCGTGCCGGGCGACCCGCCCCGCGAAACGGCTATCTCCTACTCGCTGGACGGCGGTTCGCCGGTGATGGTGCTCGTGGAGGGCAAGCTGTACGTGCCCTCGCAGGAGGCGGAGCCCATCGTGGACGGCGGCACGCTGTTCGTGCCCGCGCTCTTCCTGCAGGAGGCGTTCGGCCTGACGGTCGAAACGCAGGACGGAAATTAA